TAAGGCgaagggtttagggtagggacgacACAAGGATTCCGGAGAGCACGGACCCAATTGAATCTCACCTTATGTAGTAAGAGCAATGAGGAAAAAGTCGATGGTTGTATGAATTTCAGCACCCAGCGTTTTGAGAATTTACATTTTTAGAAGGATCAACTGATGGTGGCTCAATGCTGTTACTAGCAAATCCCACGACCAGTTATCAAAACTCAACTCCACCTTGAAATAAGGGAACAGAGTTGAGCGTTCCTCAGCTAGGGGAGAGAGGACCTGcaactttatgatcaaactttatcaatgtGCTAACTACTGTAATTATTTTATACTTGAGTCAACCTACTTTCAActggtttcatccaaatatcatccaatttgattaaaataaatatgattttCCAAAGCTACCATTGAAGGTTATATTGAAAGCACAATCACAATCATTTGAAGAAAttgcagtttattttttatttcactattCATTCATTACACAAATAACATTTTGATCTTAAGATCAATAATGTCACAGCTGTTTTCCATACTAAAAAGTGAAGTGCCACTCATGCACACCAGCTCTCCATGGCTACAAGCTATACAATGTTATGTTCTTCACCGTGTGAGTCAAAGAAATTACGATCTTGCGTTCGGGCCTTTCCGGCAGTCTTCGTGGTTTTTATATGCGAGAACATAAGTTGTATAATTGTAAACTAACAAAGATTTTTTTCTAGTTAGAACTCATGTATATTAGGTCAAATACAGCACCAACTACATCAATATCTGACAGGGCCCATTATGTGCTACCTGGCCATTAAAGTGCAGCATTTTGCCACATGGGGTTTTGTGCCAACCCCACTTTTAGATTCTGATCGGTCACTGACTGGACTGGCTATTTTCTATTTAGGCCCAAGAGTCCCTCTTGGAGCAGGTCTAGACTGAATCAATGACATGAAACAATATTGAAACGGTCAGTGTGGATTCCAGGCTACAAAACCCAAAACCCTTTTCAAATATTGTCAATTTGTTGCTTATAATCTTCATCCAATAGATGGCACAAGTGGACATTGTGATGATGAGGTCTGGACCATTTGAGAGATGGTACCAGATTCCATTAAACTCAAGGAAGTTATGAAATGTGCGGATTTGTCTTTTAAAGATGAATAAGATTAGGTGAGGGGCTCAAATAAAAACAAAGAGTAGACCACCGGAGCTTGTATGGAATTAAATATACATTTACAAAAGCCTAACTTCCATTTAGCCTATAAAATTTTAAACAAAGAATGGCACAAAAGTAGTTTATTGAGTCAAAAGTTTTGAGTGAAAGAAAGGCTTAAGTCATCCACATCTTCTCTCGGCATTACGCCTCTTGCCTGAGTGTCTAGCACTCCTCGTGTTCTCTCTCGGTTTGGGTAGACAAACTCCTTGGTTTTTGAGGCTTTCAGCCTGGGCACGACAGGTTAGCCCGAGTGCACAGTCGCAGCGGTCAAGATTTCTCCGCAGTTTAGAGCGTCCTCCTCGCAGGAGGCAGGTCTCTCCCTCCTTTGGGATGCGTTGACATCTTTTCCCTTTTAAATAGCGGACGCAGCACAGTCCTGCCTCACAGTCTCCAGAGCGCACGCATGTGGCCATCTCTGCAACTGGagagggaacaggacagttagTACCACACTCAGATATGCAGAGCTGTAAGAGTTGGAGGCAGCACACACAGTTTGGGACCAGACTATCCTTTTCCAAGCTTTCTTACCTTTCCTTATGTTGTCGTCATCATCATGAGCAAGTTTTTCTTTACTCTGGTTCTTTTTCTGAGATCCATTGCAGGTATTTCTCTGTGTAGATATAGGAACTACATTACCACTTACACATGACAGTCAGCAGCACAATCAAAGTATGTAATGTTAGCATTTCAGTTTAAAAGGGCAATCTGTGATTGGTACATTTTGGTCTTTTGAATTCATGAAATAATCATTTATTCTTgaagacagtggaggctgctgaggggaggacggctcataataataccTGGAACGGcgctaatggaatggcatcaaacacatagaaaccatgtgttagatacattccactaattccactcGAGCCATTACCACAAACCCgtcttccccaattaaggtgccatcaACCTCCTGTGCTAGAAGAATATAACATAAATGCGTCCTgaatttagttcaactgtcataccccatcggAACCCAACCTGTAAGCTTGTTTAATTTATtctattgtttgtaaacaatgtaattgtaaacaaacactgtgaagcctcaacatggttaaaactataaatttggcacagcggtctaaggcactgcatagcagtgctagaggtgtcccTACAGATCCAgcttcaatcccaggctgtgttgcaaCCAGCCgcaaccaggagacccatgaggcggcgcacaattgacccagcgtcgtccgagataggggagggtttggccggctgggatgtccttgtcccatcgcgctctagcgactccttgtggtggctgGGCGCATAAACGCTGACTTCggcgtttcctctgacacattggtgggCTGGCTTCGGTGTTAAGtgggcagtgtgtcaagaagaatTGCGGCTTGGCGGGgccgtgttttggaggacgcatggctcttgatcttcgcctctcccgagtccgtacgggagttgcagtgatgggacaagactgtaactaccaattggattccaCGGAATTGGGGAGCAaaagaggttaaaaaaaaaaatatatatatatatatatatatatatatatatatatagagagagagagagagagagagagagagagagagagagagagagagcaagagagagagagaattttcaTCTCATGGATGTCAGTACTTGCATATAGctttgtctatgaatttgagagtagttataTTTCTCtttcaactgcagattgccgCTTTCTGTTATTAATTAAGAGGTAATTTGGCACATAAGGTCACACCAtaaacagtgagctccaaaagtattgggacagtagctaggtttccatccaattggtgacagattttcatgtgaatattctaaaatctgcataaaaacaatatgataattttccctccagagatgttctcCCATCAAATTGACTTGATCCTgctaaaaggctgtgcgtgatgacgtagtgcacatataAATACCTTTTGCGGTTAAAATCCCATGCACCGAattaaaaatacaagttaaagggGTTTCCATTGCAtcttcaactctactgatggtttcctcacaacaacaaaaaaatgatgtCATATAGCGAGTGTGCCAactctggtattggcacgtgcactctagccaacagcgcGCAGATACACGTATagactacatgatgagattattatggacaaaagagctgATTATTTTATTTGTCgaatggcagccaagcatcaatgatcatcatggggcggcaggtagcctagtggttagagcgttgtgccagtaaccgaaaggttacctGACTGTatccttgagctgacaaggtcaaatctgttgttttgcccctgaacaaggcactgttattaggccgtcattgtaaataagaatttgttcttaactgacttgcctaattaaatatagcttatataaaaaaatatataaaagaaaAAATGGCACCAGAATAACACCCTTGTTATTTATTGGAAtagagcatcaagctcatcaccttgcactttcaccaccctgtgaatttCATCATAAACTGCATACTTCCCcgacgagtcgtagtgggaggaccacatgtcatcatgtgactccaagtttacttcgacatgatgtttattatatcaatatttgcatatAAAATCATTTCCACAAACATTTCTGGCATAATTTATTTCACTGACACAAAAAGGACTCATTGTCTAGCGTAAATGTTATTTTTCCATCAGGCATGCCATCACATGTTATATTTGACATGTTCTTTACTCGCTTAAAAAGCTTGGAAGGAAAACTAGCtattgaaatgttttgttgttgttgtggctctGTGCTCCAGCccttttgaaatgatacaatagtTATgatgttaaagtgcagactgtcagctttcatttgagggtattttcatccatatctggtgaaccatttagaaatttcTAATTGTTTTTGTACATATTCATTTTAGGGTACCAAAAGTATAGGGACAAATTCACCTTTGTGTATTGCAGTATTCATAAgatagtatttggtcccatattactAGCTTTCAatattacatcaagcttgtgagtTATCCTTTTTTGGGgtggtatgatatttatgcctctgtaacttGCTCACTTATCATtactcacgattcattcaggactacccgtaatcatggtagtatccatatttatgtagaagtgtttagaaacatattctattattTAAGAATTAATTTGACTACCCAGTGATAACTGTCTCAGATCCCTTCgttcttatctctctctcacacacacactacagcactCACCGTTGACGGACTGCATTCTTGATCAGGACAAGATGGCCTGATGTGATGGCGAGTAGAAGATGTATCTGCCCTGCGACGTGTGTTCACATTATTCTGTACACCCACCGTTCCACTGTGCGGGTCCACCTGTATTACGAAGAAAAGCATTGGCCTAATTCAATCTGAAAAAGAGACACTTGAATGACACTTGAATAACTTGAATCCACACAGCTGCAAAACGTAGCCTAAGCATCACTGGTCACTCCACTGCAGGTGCTCTCACCTGTTCCAATAGATCCATCGCTTCTTTAGAGGATCGGATTGAATTGGAGTCGAGGCTGCGCACAAAACAATGAGAACACATGAAAAGCAAAGCGATCGTAGGTGTCCACATTGTTGACCAAATAAAATGACACATAATATCCAGCCGTTGTAAATAGCAAAATCTCTAATACAGAAGGCGAACCCACTTTTCTCTGAGCAGAGCAGGTGTATCCTGGTACTTATAACCCTACACCGGCCCACCCGCACATTGTAAAGCTTCTACTTCTTTCATTGCACACCAAAACCCACACCAATCCCTCCTCCCAACACACAGAGGCTCTTTGAAACGTATTTTTAATAAATAAGAAATATTCTTTGAACAAACCGCATCAGTCGACATGGATGAGAGCTACATCCTGGCCGACCGGAACATATGGTAAGCTGCTCTCTTTAGAACTAGACTAGTTTAGGCTATAGGGGGAAATGTCGTAAAATGAAGAATTGTCAACCGTTTGATGGTCTGAGATCCCTATCTATCACtcctgtaataataataattaggatATTAACTGTCTAAAATAATGTAGTAGGCTATAATAAATGTGTTACCTCCACCTTATTTTGATATTTTCCTATTCTCTAAGTAGGCTACTTGACTCTGAAATTAATTTTAAAAATAAGGGTGTCAAACACCTTCTTCCTGTGCACATTTCCCTTGCCCAATTGCTTCATTTTTTTTGTTAGATACAGATCAAACATGTCAAAGTGAGGGCAGGTATTTACGAGATCAGAGGACTGATATGAGGGGTTGATTCTGTCAATTTTTTATAAATGCTTACCTAGCAGTCAATACATGATATATTAGTCTACTTTTCATGATGTTAAATTAATATATTGAATAATCTATATCATCAGGCGATATATTGAATCATATATGACACTATTACTGCACCCATTGGGAATCTCCTCCCCGCACAAATTGCCTTATTTCAAAGGCTCGAGCAAGAGGGATGCATTTGGGAGCTGCGGGTCCCGAGTCCGACAGAGATCATTGCGGCGCGGTAGCCACTTTTCATGCTGCGGTTGGGAGCGGGCGGTCAGACAGATAACTTTGTTTTGTCTCGCAGATTATTTGGAAACGGCCAACTTTTTTGTTTGCGTTAGTTTAGGCCTACCTTTGTGTATTTTTCACAAACTATCAGAATTTGCTGCTTCGAGTGATGTAgcttacctctcctctcctctcctagttggGCGTCTGAGATCAGGTGCGACTAGTATATGTGTGGTCTCAATAAATAGAGTAGGTTGTCTATGCATTGGCGTAGAATCACGTGGCAGTTATCGTTCCAAGGAAATTAAATATGATTAGACTGTAGTTacctacagtcagtgtctgtaaataaatattgataatgGAAGGAAGTGGAGGGAGGTGCAACCATTGAGTGATGGTGCAATCAAAAAATGACAATCATTGAAAAGGAAAAGACGCAACGAGCATAGGCAACCATGGTGAGCGAGCATTGCGCCTATTCTATTTCGATAAATATTGATTCACCCCTTCATTTCTCTCTGTCTGCAAAAAGTACTCCTAAAAGTTATCCTTTATTCTATATGCAAAACATAGCTCAAAAGAAATTGCAAGTGTCCGCTGTCATCATTCTTGCTGCTTCAAGTTTAGTTGCCATAAGTGCAGGATCAGGTGTTCATGTGGTCTGACCCCTGgaatttttcaacattttgttaggttacagccttattctaaaatggattacattctttttcacccctcatcaatctacacacaattgcccataatgacaaagcgaaaacaagtttttaaTTACTTTAGcaaatttctttaaaaaaaaaaaagaaatatcagATTtatattagtattcagaccctttactcggtactttgttgaagcacctttgacattgattacagtctcgagtcttcttgggtatgatgatacaagctcggcacacctgtatttggggagtttctcccattcttctctacagatcctctcaagctctgtaaggttggatggggagcgtcgctgcacagctattttcaggtctctccagagatgttcaatcgggttcaagtccgggctctggctgggcctctcaaggatattcatagacttgtcccaaagccactcctgcgttgtcttggctatgtcctaagtgtcgttgtcctgttggaaagtgaaccttcgcccaagtctgaggtcctgagcactctggagaaggtttttatcaatggatctctctgtacttttctctgttcatctttccctcgatcctgactagtctcccagtccctgctgctgaaaaacattcccacagcacgatgctgccgccacgatgcttcaccgtaggcatggtgccaggtttcctccagacgtgatgcttggccttcaggccaaagagatcaatcttggtttcatcagaccagagaatattgagagaccttaaggtgccttttggcaaacggcaatcgggctgtcatgtgccttttactgaggagtggcttccgtctggccactctaccataaacgcctgattggtggagtgctgcagagatgattgtccttctggaaggttctcgcatctccacagaggaactctggaccaaggcccttctcccctgattgctctgtttggccgggcggccagttctAAGAAGAGTCGTAGTGGTtcaaaacatcttccatttaagaatgatggaggccactgtgttcttggggaccttcaatgctgcagaaatgttttggtacccttccccatgtctgtgctttgacacaatcctgggactgaacacctccctctgcaactggatctggaCGACTTGATGGGACGTCCCCAGGTGGTAACGTTAGGCAACAACccctctgccacgctgaccctcaacacgggggctcctAAGGTgtttgtgcttagtcccctcctgtacttcctgttcacccacaattgcgtagccatgcacgactccaacaaatTTGCTGATGActcaatggtggtaggcctgatcacagatggCGATGAGACCGCCTAcagggaggagttcagagacttggcagtgtggtgccaggacaacagccaaggagctgattgtggactgcaggaaaaaaaGAGAAGAGCACATCCACATtgacggagctgtagtggagcaggttgagagattgaagttccttggtgtccacatcactaaggacttaacatggtccacacacaccctcacagtcatgaagaaggcacaacagtgctTCTTCGACCtctggaggctgaaaagatttggcattggtaaTTGGatactcaaaatgttctacagctgaaccatcgagaacatcttgactggctgcatcaccgcttggtatggcaaatacAACACCATTGACATAAAAGCGCTACAGAGGTTgttgcggacagcccagtacatcactggggtcaacctccctgccatccaggacctctatatcaggcggttaCGGAGGAAGAcctgcatttattttatttttgccgAGCGGTGCAGTGCTCTAGGGCAACCCCAGGCTGTGTTACAGCCGGTCGTGCCTTTATGTAAATGTTTACCTCAAATACCTAGTACTCTGCACAGTGATATGGTACTGGTAGTCCATGTATATAGCTTAATTATTGTGCATTTTATTCCTCTTTTGTTAAATTGAATTGTGGGGAGGACTGTGGAtctgtctcaaatcaaatcaaattttattagtaacatgcaccgaatacaacaggtgtagaccttagtgaaattcttacttacaaatccctaaccaacaatgcagtttaaaaaatatgaataagaataagaaataaaaggaacaagtaattaaagagcagcagtgaaataacagtagcgagactctatacagggggtaccggtacagagtcaatgtgcgggggcaccggttagttgaggtaattgaggtaatatgtacgtgtaggtagagttattaaagtgactatgcatacagtgggggaaaaaatatttgatcccctgctgattttgtacgtttgcccactgacaaagaaatgatcagtctataattttaatggtaggtttaaatgaacaatgagagacagaataacaacaaaagaatccagagaaatgcatgtcaaaaatgttataaaatgatttccattttaatgagggaaataagtatttgacccctctgcaaaacatgacttagtacttggtggcaaaacccttgttggcaatcacacaggtcagacgtttcttgtagttggccaccaggtttgcccacatctcaggagggattttgtcccactcctctttgcagatcttctccaagtcattaaggtttcgaggctgacgtttggcaactcgaaccttcagctccctccacagattttctatgggattaaggtctggagactggctaggccactccaggaccttaatgtgcttcttcttgagccactcctttgttgccttggccgtgtgttttgggtcattgtcatgctggaatacccatccacaacccattttcaatgccctggctgagggaaggaggttctcacccaagatttgacagtacatgtccctgtcaaatgatgcggtgaagttgtcctgtccccttagcagaaaaacaccccttaaagcataatgtttccacctccatgtttgacggtggagatggtgttcttggggtcataggcagcattcctcctcctccaaacacggcgagttgagttgatgccaaagagctccattttggtctcatctaaccacaacactttcaccagttgtcctctgaatcattcagatgttcattggcaaaattcagacgggcatgtatatgtattcttgagcagggggaccttgctcaaggatttcagtccttcacggcgcagtgtgttaccaattgttttcttggtgacaatggtcccagctgccttgagatcattgacaagatcctcccgtgtagttctgggctgattcctcaccgttctcatgatcattgcaaccccacgaggtgagatcttgcatggatccccaggccgagggattttgacagttcttttgtgcttcttccatttgcgaataatcacaccaaatgttgtcaccttctcaccaagctgcttggcgatggtcttgtagcccattccagccttgtgtaggtctacaatcttgtccctgacatccttggagagctcgttggtcttggccatgatggagagtttggaatctgattgattgattgcttctgtggacatgtgtcttttttacaggtaacaagctgcggttaggagcactccctttaagtgtgtgctcctaatctcagctcgttacctgtataaaagacacctgggagccagaaatctttctgattgagagggagtcaaatacttatttccctcattaaaatgcaaatcaatttataacatttttgacatgcgttttcctggatatttttgttgttattctgtctctcactgttcaaataaacctactattaaaataatagactgatcctttctttgtcagtgggaaaatgtacaaaatcagcaggggatcaaatactttttccccccactgtagctaataacagagagtagcaacggcgtaaaagagggggttgggtgagatgttcaggagtcttatggtttgggggtagaagctgtttagacgcCTCTtgcacctagacttggcgctccagtaccacttgccgtgctgtaccagagaggacagtctatgactagggtggctggagtctttgacaattgttagggccttcctctgacatcgcctggtagagaggtcctggatggcaggaagcttagccccagtgatgcactgggctgtgcgcactaccctctgtagtgcctcgcGGTCTGagaccaagcagttgccataccaggtagtgatgcaaccagtcaggatgctctcaatggtgcagctgtagaaccttttgaggatctgaggacccatgccaaatcttttcaatctcctgagggggaataggttttgtcgtgccctcttcacaactgtcttagtgTGCTAGAACCATGATAGtttcttggtgatgtggacaccaaggaacttgaagctctcaacttgcttcactacagccccgtcaatgagaatggggcgtgcttggtcctccttttcctgtagtccacaatcatcaccTTAgttttgatcacgttgagggagaggttgctgtccttgcaccacatggccaggtctctgacctcctccctatagtctatcatcgacaaacttaatgatggtgttggagacgtgcctggccgtgcagtcatgagtgaacagggagtacaggacgggactgagtacgcacctctgaggggcccctgtgttgaggatcagcatggcggatgtgttgttaactacccttaccacctgggggcggcccgtcaggaagtccagaatccaaatgcagagggaggtgtttagttccagggtccttagcttattgatgagctttgagggcactatggtgttgaaagctgagctgtagtcaatgaacagcattctcacataggtgttcattttgtccaggtgggaaagggcagtgtggagtgcaatagagattgcatcatctgtggatctgttagggtggtatgcaaattgaagtgggtctagggtttctgggataatggtgttgatgtaagccatgaccagcctttcaaagcacttcatggctacagacgtgagtgctatgggtcggtagtcatttaggcaggttaccttagtgttattgggcacagggactatggtggtctgcttaaaacatgttggtattacggacttagacagggagaggttgaaaatgtcagtgaagacacttgccagttggtcagcgcatgctcgcagtgcacgtcctggtaatccgtctggccctgcggccttgtgaatgttgacctgtttaaacgtcttactcacatcggctgcagagagcgtgatcacacagtcgtccgaaacagctggtgctctcatgcatgtttcagtgaaaCATGCCTCGAAGCGGGTATACAAGTAGTTTAGCtcttctggtaggctcgtgtcactgggcaactctcggctgtgcttccctttgtagtctttaatggtttgcaagccctgccacatctgacaagtgttggagccggtgtagtacgattcgatcttagtcctgtattgaggctttgcttgtttgatggttcgtcggagggcatagcgggatttcttataagcttccgggttagagtcccgctgctCTAGCCTTAAGCTAATTTcggatgttgcctataatccatggcttctggttggggtatgtacatacggtcactgtggggttgacgtcatcgatgcacttattgatgaagccaatgactgatgtggtgtactcctcaatgccatcggaagaatcccggaacatattccagtctgtgctagcaaaacagtcctgtagcttagcatctgcttcatctgaccacttttttattgaccatttcactgttgcttcctgctttaatttttgcttgtaagcaggaatcaggaggatagaattgtggtcagatttgccaaatggagggcgagggagagctttgtacgcgtctctgtgtgtggagtaaaggtggtccagagtttttttccctcttgttgcacatttaaggtgctgatagaaatttggtaaaacagatttaagtttccctgaatTAAAGTCCACGGCCattaggagcgccacctctgcatgagcgttttcctgtttgcttatggcggaatacagctcattgagtgcggtcttagtgccagcatcagtctgtggtggtatgtagacagctacgaaaaatacagataaaaacaCTCTAGGTAAATAATGTAGTCCACAAattatcataagatactctatctcaggcgagcaaaacctcgagacttcctcagatattgtgcaccagctgttgtttacaaatatacatagtccGACcccccccttgtcttaccagacgatgatgttgttttatcctgctgatacagcgtataaccagccagctgtgtgttgataatgtcgtcattcagccacgactccgtgaagcataagatgttacagtttttaatgtcccgttggtagtttaatcttcctcgtaggtcgtcgattttattttccaattatTGCATGTTAGCTAGTAGAACGGAAGGCAGTGGGTGTTTATTCGattgcctacgaattctcagaaggcatcccgacctctgtcctctttttctgtgtcttctcttcacgcaaatgatggggatttgggcctgttcccgggaaagcagtatgtcctTCACGTCaggctcgtcggactcgttaatggaaaaaaaagcttctgccagttcgtggtgagtaatcgctgttctgatgtccagaagttattttcggtcataagagatggaagcagcaacattatgtacagaataagtaaaaaaacaagttacaaataatgcaaaaaacgaacaaaaacacatttggttaggagcacgtaaaacgtcagccatcttctCCGGTGCATTCTCCGTCTGTTAGTACGTTTGTCACATGAGATATCTTAGTCAGCACTAGCCTGATTTTGACtcaacttgggtgaatgatgtgtcttgccatagagatccagcatttacaaaattacacgg
This genomic stretch from Salmo salar chromosome ssa26, Ssal_v3.1, whole genome shotgun sequence harbors:
- the LOC106587028 gene encoding uncharacterized protein is translated as MCHFIWSTMWTPTIALLFMCSHCFVRSLDSNSIRSSKEAMDLLEQVDPHSGTVGVQNNVNTRRRADTSSTRHHIRPSCPDQECSPSTRNTCNGSQKKNQSKEKLAHDDDDNIRKVAEMATCVRSGDCEAGLCCVRYLKGKRCQRIPKEGETCLLRGGRSKLRRNLDRCDCALGLTCRAQAESLKNQGVCLPKPRENTRSARHSGKRRNAERRCG